A single window of Solea solea chromosome 9, fSolSol10.1, whole genome shotgun sequence DNA harbors:
- the mettl13 gene encoding eEF1A lysine and N-terminal methyltransferase, whose protein sequence is MSLLPRTAEEFSSAEYWESFFKKRGEKAFEWYGDYNKLCGVLHKYIKVQDKVLVVGCGNSELSEQLYDVGYKHLTNIDISETVVTHMNQRNAKCRPGLTFQQVDATQTPYEDASYQAALDKGTLDAMASEEEGALAKNMLTEVGRVLSVGGRYVCVTLAQESVIKLAVEHFVQLGWAVRLHCLQEESGKEEDSFALPVFVLVCTKFRQPMPKPILEMCLGEDGSPTRLVQVSELLSAVREHQAYSVLRKRLRTGTDASSNLSLTLCHTKTGLPRYTLTVQDSSPRTKVPRSNHFAIFIVPQGSETAWIYSSGEGRKQLAASANYRRLVIVAMHRNQEYTDMQAVQSELSPMVMDLAPPGMPANHQVPFLSVGGDLGWREEVSRGVSRMSGQYCVENVKGEDGELYRRLVFLSNAALVQSESRLVSSNTTTSQKKKNKRKSKSAAAPAISSTSLSVDSGFLCCAHHEIMVAGLALLGMGMPESKDIPVSVLLVGLGGGGLPQFLRDFVPNVSVEVVELDPVVLEVAKEWFGFRPDDRLTVTLGDGLDRICALEKEGAGLFDVIMFDVDNKDSTVGMSCPPAAFVEASILQKVSSLLTPRGMFILNLVCRDSVLRKSVLQRVSDVFPTILSRKIEGEVNEVLLCIGAEKETSNSAHILQSLNQAAKNLQSTLCSNRTGTSRCPHIDIVDLLKDLKVE, encoded by the exons ATGAGTCTTTTACCTCGCACTGCTGAGGAGTTCAGCTCTGCGGAGTACTGGGAGAGTTTTTTTAAGAAGCGCGGAGAAAAGGCCTTTGAGTGGTACGGAGACTACAACAAACTCTGCGGCGTCCTGCACAAATACATCAAAGTGCAAGATAAG GTGTTGGTGGTCGGTTGTGGTAACTCTGAACTCAGTGAACAGCTGTATGATGTTGGCTACAAACATCTGACCAATATTGACATCAGTGAGACAGTGGTGACTCACATGAACCAGAGAAATGCTAAGTGCCGGCCGGGACTGACCTTCCAGCAGGTGGATGCTACACAAACCCCATATGAGGATGCCTCATATCAGGCTGCTCTGGACAAAGGAACACTGGATGCCATGGCCTCTGAAGAGGAAGGAGCTCTGGCTAAGAACATGCTCACTGAG GTGGGTCGTGTGCTGAGTGTTGGGGGCAGGTATGTCTGTGTGACTTTGGCTCAAGAAAGTGTGATTAAGTTAGCTGTGGAGCACTTTGTGCAGCTGGGGTGGGCTGTGAGGCTTCACTGCCTGCAGGAGGAAagtggaaaagaggaagatTCATTTGCTCTGCCCGTCTTTGTTCTGGTCTGCACCAAGTTTCGTCAGCCGATGCCCAAACCTATTCTTGAGATGTGTCTCGGGGAGGATGGATCCCCAACACGTCTCGTGCAGGTTTCAGAGTTGTTGTCAGCTGTGCGGGAGCATCAGGCTTATTCTGTATTGAGAAAGAGGCTCCGCACAGGCACAGATGCCAGCTCTAATCTGTCACTtacactctgccacaccaagaCTGGCCTTCCCAGATACACTCTTACTGTGCAAGATTCTTCCCCAAGAACCAAGGTGCCAAGATCAAACCACTTTGCTATATTTATTG TGCCTCAAGGCAGTGAAACGGCTTGGATCTACAGTTCTGGTGAAGGGCGAAAACAGCTGGCAGCCAGTGCGAACTATCGACGGCTGGTTATTGTGGCGATGCACAGGAATCAGGAGTACACAGACATGCAGGCTGTCCAGTCGGAACTCTCACCAATGGTGATGGACCTGGCTCCTCCTGGTATGCCAGCCAACCATCAG GTGCCATTTCTGTCAGTGGGAGGTGATCTGGGCTGGAGGGAGGAGGTGAGCCGAGGTGTGAGCCGGATGAGTGGACAGTACTGTGTGGAGAACGTCAAAGGAGAAGATGGAGAACTGTATCGTAGACTTGTCTTTCTGTCAAATGCTGCCCTTGTCCAGTCAGAGAGCCGTCTTGTGTCCTCAAATACCA CCacaagccaaaagaagaagaacaaaaggaAATCCAAGTCAGCAGCTGCCCCAGCGATATCCTCAACCTCTCTGTCAGTAGACAGTGGCTTCCTCTGCTGTGCTCATCATGAAATTATGGTGGCTGGCCTTGCCTTACTTGGGATGGGCATGCCAGAGAGCAAAG ACATTCCAGTGTCGGTGCTCCTGGTGGGACTTGGTGGAGGAGGTTTGCCTCAGTTTCTGCGGGACTTTGTCCCTAATGTTTCTGTTGAGGTTGTGGAACTCGATCCTGTTGTGCTGGAAGTGGCAAAGGAATGGTTTGGATTCAGACCGGATGATCGTTTGACTGTCACTCTTGGGGATGGCCTTGACCGCATCTGTGCCCTGGAGAAGGAAG GAGCTGGTTTGTTTGATGTCATCATGTTTGACGTAGACAATAAAGACAGCACTGTGGGGATGAGCTGTCCTCCTGCTGCCTTTGTGGAGGCCTCAATCTTACAGAAAGTCAGCAGCTTGTTAACCCCCCGAG GCATGTTCATTCTGAATCTGGTGTGCCGTGACTCGGTCTTGAGGAAAAGTGTGCTGCAGCGTGTAAGTGACGTGTTTCCCACTATACTCTCTCGGAAGATTGAAGGGGAGGTCAACGAAGTCCTGCTGTGCATCGGTGCCGAAAAAGAAACGTCAAACTCCGCTCACATCCTTCAGTCCCTGAACCAAGCAGCCAAGAATCTGCAGAGCACACTCTGCTCAAACAGGACTGGGACCAGCCGCTGTCCACATATAGACATTGTGGATTTGTTAAAGGACTTGAAAGTGGAGTAG
- the pigc gene encoding phosphatidylinositol N-acetylglucosaminyltransferase subunit C produces MGPDSAPDPTVPWRKVLWERQPFPDNYVDQRFLEELRRNEGLRHYHYWAVVKEAGFVGQQLSCVAIFITLWLYMEQGLLTPEMLLVTSLTCAVLGYGLHQALTSQVESGCEPRTHLADLQSATIFLSFTFGFSPVLKTLTESVSTDTVYAMSALMLLAHLVSFPYAQPSPPGSLSLNAALFASVCLASRLPGALHTFAMLSCALLVFALWPCLLQRLRDKAPSHFTGVCVGMCIGGVGGLSSQSLGGAVLLALALGSVTFLCPLLLVRLQRHKDNIQGPWDEAEIHEDLIHFLQ; encoded by the exons ATGGGGCCAGACAGTGCCCCAGATCCAACAGTGCCCTGGCGGAAGGTGCTGTGGGAGCGCCAGCCATTTCCTGACAACTACGTGGACCAGCGCTTCCTTGAAGAATTACGGAGGAACGAGGGCCTCCGACACTACCATTACTGGGCTGTGGTGAAGGAAGCAGGCTTTGTGGGGCAGCAGCTGTCCTGTGTGGCCATTTTCATCACCCTCTGGCTCTACATGGAGCAG GGTCTGCTTACCCCTGAGATGCTGTTGGTGACCAGCCTCACATGTGCGGTGCTGGGTTATGGACTACACCAAGCTTTGACATCACAGGTTGAATCCGGCTGTGAGCCCCGTACTCATCTGGCTGACTTGCAAAGTGCCACCATTTTTCTGTCCTTCACCTTTGGATTCTCACCAGTTCTTAAGACACTAACAGAATCTGTGAGTACGGACACAGTGTATGCCATGTCTGCTTTGATGTTGCTGGCCCACCTGGTTTCATTCCCTTACGCGCAGCCTTCACCCCCAGGAAGTCTGTCCCTAAATGCAGCTCTGTTTGCCTCAGTGTGTTTAGCCTCGAGGTTGCCTGGGGCCCTTCACACCTTTGCCATGCTCAGCTGTGCCCTGCTGGTGTTTGCCCTGTGGCCATGTCTGCTGCAGAGGCTGAGGGACAAGGCTCCCAGCCACTTCACTGGGGTGTGTGTGGGAATGTGCATTGGAGGAGTAGGAGGTCTGAGCTCCCAGTCTCTTGGTGGGGCTGTGCTGCTGGCACTGGCCCTAGGAAGTGTTACGTTTCTCTGTCCTTTACTACTGGTCAGGCTGCAGAGGCACAAGGACAACATCCAAGGACCCTGGGATGAGGCTGAGATTCATGAAGATCTCATCCACTTCcttcaataa